The window GTTCAAAGGCTCTGAATCGATCGACAAGCCCAAGCCCAATATCTTGATTTCGAATGGCAATGCACCGCGGACCCATATATATATCGTCCGCTAATACACGACCAATTAATGTTTGGATAAAAATTCTTTCCGGAAGCGTCCTCTTTTGAGGACTCACAGAAATCCCTCGGGTGGTGCCACAATCTGTTCTACGTACAACAATGTGTTGAACTACTTCAACAAGTCTGCGCGTAAGATATCCAGCATCTGATGTTCGTACGGCGGTATCCACAACCCCTTTTCGGGCTCCGTAGCAAGAAATGATATATTCTGTTAAAGACAGTCCTTCGCGTAAATTGCTTTGAATGGGTAAATCGATCATTTGTCCTTGGGGATCCGACATTAATCCTCTCATACCTACTAATTGGTGCACTTGAGATGCATTTCCTCTAGCTCCTGAAAAAGACATTATATGGACTGGGTTAAACGGGTCAGTCATCCTAAAATTAGGATTCATTTCTTGTCGCAAATATTCACTTGTAGCATACCATATCTCAATTGATTGGCGTAATTTTTCTACCGCGTGTACAttcccaaaatgatggtgtttttCCAAAATCAAACTTTGTTGTTCAGCATCTTGGACTAGCCATCCCTTAGAAGGTATCGTTAAAAGATCATCAATTCCTAATGAAATGGATGTAGCAGTGGCTTGCTGGAAACCCAGAGCTTTTACTTGATCCAGGATGTGTGATGTATATGCCATTCCAAGTGATCTATTAATCTGCTAATAAGTCGTTTAATGGCAGTTCCATCTATCACTTTATTGTGAAATACCAGATTGGCCCGTTCTGCCATAAATACCCCCTTATTCCGCTGAGTGGACTTCGCCAATGGGTTTGAGTCAATGATTGGAAAACTTCCTTTTCTCGATCTTGATTTTGGTAGAAAGTCGGGTCAGGAACTGGGGTCCTAGTTGAACCGGAGAGACCCGAATTCATATTGGTGTCATAGAATTTTTTAGCTTAGATACCATATGATTGGGTATCATATGAGTAGGCCCGAAAAAACCCTTGTATAGCTTCTTCGATTTCTCGGTAAAGAAATATGACCAACAGTGGTTCGAATGTATatacaaaaattttttttaaacttcTTACTATTAGATAATGTCCATAAATCTCATGATAGGTACCGAAGATTCATAGTGAACTTCGATGGGAGCTTCTCTTGAAGCAATAACGCATTGCTCTAGTCGCCACCGGAGCCACAAAGGACTATCTAAATTGATTCTTTTCTGCCTATAAGCTCCAATCGCATCATAGGAATTACAAAAAACTCCTTGAGACTTATAGTTATTATCGTCAATTCTTTCATTTTGATAGCTTTTTCGATTCCATGGATTATACCTATTCGCCAAAATACCTCGACGATTCCCACTCGTTAATACATAGAGCCCAATAAGCATATCTTGGTAGGTACGGAAATGGGATCCCCAATAGCTGGAGACAAGAGATTCATATGAAAACATAAGTAAACGAGCCTCCGCTTGGCCTCTAAAGATAAAGGTACATGAACTGCCATTTGATCCCCATCAAAGTCTGCATTGAATCCCACAAACTAATGGATGTAAACAAATAGCGCGTCCTTCCACTAAAATAGGTTGGAATGCCTGTATACCTAATCTATGCAGAGTAGGCGCTCTATTCAACAATACAGGATGTCCCGCATAACTTCTTGCAGTATTTCCCATACAATCGGCCCTTTTCCCGAATTTTACTCTTAGCAACTCCTATGTTCGGAGCAAGATGTTGTCTAA of the Gossypium arboreum isolate Shixiya-1 unplaced genomic scaffold, ASM2569848v2 Contig00667, whole genome shotgun sequence genome contains:
- the LOC128289212 gene encoding DNA-directed RNA polymerase subunit beta''-like; the encoded protein is MAYTSHILDQVKALGFQQATATSISLGIDDLLTIPSKGWLVQDAEQQSLILEKHHHFGNVHAVEKLRQSIEIWYATSEYLRQEMNPNFRMTDPFNPVHIMSFSGARGNASQVHQLVGMRGLMSDPQGQMIDLPIQSNLREGLSLTEYIISCYGARKGVVDTAVRTSDAGYLTRRLVEVVQHIVVRRTDCGTTRGIS